CTTCTTTAGCTAATTTACCTTTACGACGTTCCACAAGGGCATCAACCATTGCTTCTTTTTTGTCTTCAGGATAAGTTTCTGGATCGATAATCTCTACTTTATCCATCAAGAAACCTAAATCTTGTGCTGACGATAAAATTACTTCTTTATTACCTAAGATGATTGGATGACACAGTCCATCAGCTGCTAAACGTACTGCAGCACCAATAATACGTGCATCAATACCTTCTGGAAAAACAACTTTAATATCTTTCCCGGAAATCTTTTCTTTTAAACCTTCAAATAAATCCATTTGTAAGTTTACCTCCTATATACATTTACTTATTATACACCAAATGTTCACGAGTAAAAGAAAATGGCTTAAAAAGAAATCAAAAAGAACAATTTATACAATTAGTAAATAAGCTAAAAGAAGATCATCCAAATGACGGAGAGACAAACCGGTTAACTCATTAAACTTATCGATACGATAATTAAGCGTGTTTCGATGGATAAATAAAGCTTGCGCAGATGAAGTTACATTACCTTCATGATTCCACATGCATGTAATGGTTTCGACCATATCATCCTGAGACAAAATGAGTTGTCGAATGGATGATCCAATCGAGCTTGATCGGATTTTTGGCGTCACGTATGCTTTTAAATAAGTATTTGCAAAGTTGTTAATACGTGTTGGATAACCAGATTTATGAAATAAGAATGTTTCTTCTTTAAACAAAGAAATCAGATCATCATGAATCATACGGTCGGCTCCTATATATAAGGAAGTGTTTGTAGAAAAATCATCATCAAGTGCAGCAATAAAACCCTCGAGTGATTCGATATCATAATTGCGTGAATCTAAGACAATGATACCGGAATGATTATTAATATAGAAAGCATCAAGGGGTGCAGTAAAGAAGTGTTGGAATGTTTTTAACCATAAGTCATGATTTTGGTTTAAATATTTCACGTGGAAATGAACGAAATGGTAGAGTTTGTTGGAAGTATTATTTAATGCTTCTCCATTGATAAGGTGTTGATACCAAATAGATTTTTGATCTTCTTCTTTAAACATTAAAGATAGTAAATCTTTCTCTGTTTTATTTAGGAGTGAGGTGTTAATCATAAAATATTGATGCCCATCATGAAGTACAAACTCATTTTCAGAGGCATTATTAATTTGGCTCATACGAGCACTTGGGTAGAGTTTTTGTAAGTCGTTAAATGTCATATGGTCTCCTTGCACAATTTCTTTGGTCAATAATACTATATCATATTTGTAACCGCTTTATTATAATGGGATTAAGAAAGTAAAGGGGATAATTTAATGGCAAATATTAGCTTAAAGAGTATTTATAAACGTTATGATAAAAATGATCATGATACGGTAGTGGATTTTAATCTAGAAATTCAAGATCAAGAATTTATTGTGTTTGTTGGTCCATCAGGATGTGGTAAATCAACAACATTAAGAATGATTGCAGGTTTAGAAGATATTACTTCTGGTGAATTGTGGATTGGTGATCGTTTGGTAAATGATGTCGAACCAAAAGATCGTGATATTGCGATGGTTTTCCAAAACTACGCTTTATATCCTCATATGACAGTATATGATAATATGGCATTTGGTCTTAAGATTCGTAAGACGCCGAAAGATGAGATTGATAAGGCTGTAAAGAATGCAGCAGAGATTTTAGGTTTAGACACATATTTAGATCGTAAACCAGCGGCTTTATCTGGTGGTGAACGTCAACGTGTTGCACTTGGACGTGCGATTGTTCGTGATGCAGAAGTATTCTTAATGGATGAGCCTTTAAGTAACTTGGATGCCAAACTCCGTGTTGCGATGCGTGCAGAAATCACAAAACTACATCAACGTCTTAAAACAACAACAATCTATGTTACCCATGACCAAACGGAAGCGATGACAATGGCAGACCGTATTGTAATTATGAAAAAAGGAATTGTCCAACAAATCGGAACACCTAAAGAAGTTTATAATTCACCAAATAATGTATTCGTAGCTGGATTTATTGGTTCACCAGCAATGAACTTCTTTAACGGACGTATTGAAAATGGACGCTTTATCGCAAGTGAAAATCTTAATGTTCCAATCCCAGAAGGAAAATATAAAGTACTTCAAGATAATGGGTATGAAGGAAAAGAAGTTATTTTTGGAATCCGTCCAGAAGATATTCATGATGAGCCACTTGTTTTAGATTCACAACCAGAATCGATTGTGAAAGCACTGATATCCGTATCCGAGTTATTAGGGGCTGAAACAATGGTTCATGCTTCAATTGATGGCCAAGACTTTATTTCCCGTCTCGGTGTTAATGAAGCATATAGTTCAGGTCAAGAAGTCGAACTTTCAATGAACTTAAGTAAAGGTCACTTCTTCGATATCGATTCAGAAAATATTATCAAGTAGGTTTTATTAAAGGAGACACAGTCTCCTTTTTCCCATATATATAAGGAGAAACTATGAAAGAGTATAAAAATATTATCTATATAGCATTGGGTTTAATTCTTTCTGCAATTACTTACGGATTAAGCTTTATTTTACCTTTCGATTTTTATGCGATGTTAGAATTTTTGGCGTCGTTAGTTTTATTAGGGATTGTGCTGGTTGGACTTGGTAATGTGATTATTGGGAGTAAAGAGAAGAAAAATCCAAATAGTAATCATAAAAAGCAACGCCAAGAGTTAATAAGTGTTTCAACAGATATGTTTTTTATCGTATTACCAATGTTGGTTCTTATTGTATATAATTATGTAGTACGATAATATGCAGTTATTTGGGCGATGATTCGTGAACGAAAATCACATTTAGAATTGAATATTTGAAAGAATGATAATTATGCAAAAAAATGCATTTTACCCCTTGCATTGCCTACGTGTTATGCTATAATAAACAAGCAAACACGAAAGATATTGGGCCATAGCCAAGCGGTAAGGCATCACACTTTGACTGTGACATTCCCTGGTTCGATCCCAGGTGGCCCAGCCAATATGATAATCAAACAAACAATTTTATTGTTTGTTTTTTTTTCTTTATTAAGACGTATGATCCTTTAAATCAAGTGTAAAGTATAAATCTTCTTGTATGCTTTCGTTTAATATTACCCATGTTGTTCATAATGATGAGTTATTTATCAATACATAAGAAGGATGATATTTTCAAATTGTCTTTTAGAGAAGGGTGTGGAAGGGTAGGCAATTTAGAATTGTGTTTTTAGAAATCAAATTATATCTAATATGTAGTAAATGTTAATTATATAGATGGATTCATATAAATCGATTGAATGAGATAAAACACATAGAGTTAGATTATAGCAGGCGGTGTCTAATGGATTCGATTACATCGTAAGCAAATAACTAAATTGTTTTAAATCTGTAATAATACGTTTACTATTAAAATTAAGTTGTGTCCGGGACGGAAAGTAATATACAACAAATATCACCAAATAAGGGAGTAAATTTTTGTGGTTTTTTCTTTGATTAGGATTGGGTATGGCAGGATTAGAAGTATTAAGAAAACAAACAAAAAATAAATTGGGTTAACGAATGAAAGATGAGTATTATTACGCACAAATACTCATCTTTTTGTTATTTTTCAACCATATTGGAAGAATATATGCGTGTGTTATATTTCATAAACTATATATTATTTATAACATTAAGATGTAGATTAGTGACATCTTAAATTTTTTTGAAGAAGATGAAAATATAATGAATGCATGGAGGTAAGGGTATGAAAAAACAAAGTACTTATGCTAAAAAATCATTGGTAATCGTGTTATGTCTTATGCTCGGCGTGGGAACCGCTCAAGTTGCGTTTGCAAATGAAGATACTGAATTTATTTCAGAAGATTCCGTTGTAGTAACAGAGCCAACTGATCAAAAGCAAGAAGAAACCACAGAAGTTGTAGAAGAAAACGAAACTACAGAAGGTGAAGATTCTGAAGAGTCAGAACAAGTAGTAGAAGTGGAAAAAAAAGAAATCGTTGAAACAGTTGAGGAAACGACTTCTGACGAAACAAAAACAGAAGAAACAGTAGAAGGTTCTACAGATGTTGAAGAAGTTGAAAAAACAGAAGAAACTGTAAAAGAAGCAACTAAAGATGACGCTAAAAAGGTTAAAGCAGTTAAATATAATCTTGGAGCGATTAAAAACAAAACTGAATTAGAAGCTGCATTTGCAGGAGCTCTTGAAGGTGACGTAATTACATTAGCAACTGATTTTGTTGCTGAAGATATTACACTTAAAGCACCTAATGCAAATATCGTCTTTGATGCAAATAATGTGACGTTGAAAAATTCGACGCTTGAAATTGTTACCGAAAACAATAAAACAATCACGATTAAAAATTTAATCATGGATGGATCAGGTCATACAGGTAATTTATTACGTATTAATAACCAAGTAGGGATTGTTAATTTAACTAATGCTACATTTACAAATAACGATGGAACTCCGATTCATGCAGATATAAAAGCAGGAACAGACTTTAATATCGATGGAGTACTTATCTCTAATAACCTTGGTAGAGTTGGAGGTTCAGCGATTCAAATTGCTGAAAACAGCGGAGGAACGATTAATATCACAAATAGTACTATCTCGAACAATACCGGAAAAACTGGAGGGTATAGTTCAGGAGCAATTGGTAGCAAATTTTTCTATGGCAATATAAGCATTGAAAATACTGTATTTAGTGGTAATCATAATGATTCCGTTAACACCGGAGTATTTGGCGGCGGTGGTGGGGCAATTGCATTCCATTACTTCCGTGGAAATATGACCATCAAACAAAGTTATTTCAAAGGAAATAAAGCTGGTGGCGATGGCCATTCTGAAACCTATGATGGTGGTGCAATTTATATCTTTGATGGCCGTGATGGTGCAACCGTAGATATTGACCAAACAACCTTTGCTTACAATGAAGCAAAAGATGATGGTGGTGCAATCTTATTCCAAGGTACTGGTAACCCTGGATTAACAACAAACATCCACAACAGTACATTCTATGGCAATAAAGCAGGTGGTACCGATGGTGCGAATTTACCTGGTGGTGCTATCATGTACTTTAAAAACGGTGGTTCTTCGAAGATGACGAACACTCTTTCGGGTTCTACATTCGTGGATAATATTGCAGGGAATGCAGATTCAACCATCGATTATAGAGGTGGTGCAATTTCGTTAAGTGGTGCAGGTTTGTTTGCGACTGCACCAATTGACTACAAAGGAACGCTTTTCTTAGGAAATAAAGTATATGTAAATGGAGTTATTGAACCAAAAGCAAAATATAAAGATGTTTCAAATACTCTATCTACATCAAACTTAAAAGGTAATATCCTTAATGTTGACCAAACTACAGTCGAACTTGCTGCTCAGGCAAAGAAAGATATCTTTGGTTATAAAAATGTAGGTCTGAGTCGTGATCAATCGGAATTAGTTGCAGGGATTGAAGGAGAAATTATTCCTACAATCGCAATTAAACCAGAAGGTCCAGCTGATGACGCATTCCGCGGAGGAAATACTGATGGATACGATCAACGTGGTAAAAAACGTTTAGCCGATATTGGTGCTGTAGAAATCCTTTGGATTAACTATGATGCTAATGGTGGTAGTTTTAACTTAGAAGAAATGAATGACTATGAGGGTGAAACATACTATGAAAAAGATACTTCTTCGAAAGTTGTATCATACTATGATGTAACCTTTGCAGATTCTATTAAAGAAGAACAAGCAGAAGATAGTATCCGTCCAGAACGTGCAGGATACAAGTTTATGGGTTGGTCAAAAGATAAGGATGCAACAACTCCAGATTCAGACTTTAACACACGTAAACCTGTAAAAGTTGAAGATGACAGTCTACGTTTATACGCTGTATGGCGTGCAAGCGATGCTTTCACTGTTACATATCATGGTAATGGAAATACGGATGGTATTGAGCCAGCAGATACCAATACCTATGAAACAAACGAACAAGCAACAGTTCTTGATCAATCATCATTAGTTAAAGATGGTTGGATTTTCGTTGGGTGGAATACACTCGCTAATGGAACAGGAACTGGTTATGCAAAAGATGCGAATATTACAATGACTCAGAATGTAGATCTTTATGCGCAATGGGAAGAGGATGTTCCTCCAGTTACAGAAAAATTCACAGTTACTTATAAAGGTAATGAAAATACATCTGGAACAGCACCTGTTGACACAAAAGAATATGAAAAAGGTAACACGGCAACAATTCTTGGAGCTGGAGATCTTATCAAAGACGGTTATGAATTTGTTGGATGGAACACCCAAGCTAATGGAAAAGGTGACACAGTAAGTGGTACAATGACTGTTAACGAGGATGTTACACTTTATGCACAATGGAAAAAATTAATTGTTGTTGTAGATACATACACTGTTGTATATGATGGAAACGGCAATACTTCCGGAAATGCACCGATTGATTCACATCCTTATGAAAAAGGTGAGAAAATCATCGTTATGGGTTCATATAACTTAGTTAAAGAAGGATTTGATTTCATTGGTTGGAATACTCAAACTGATGGAAAAGGTAAAAATTATGCTCCTGGCGATTCAATTGAAGTAACTGGGGATGTTAGTTTATTTGCACAATGGAATAAAACTGCAAAACCAGTAGATCCAACGAAACCAGTAGATCCAACAAAACCAGTAGATCCAACAAAACCAGTAGATCCAACAAAACCAGGCGAAAATAATCAAACAGATTTACCTCAAACAGGGGTATCTGAAAGTAATGTTGCAGTAATTGCAAGTCTTACTTTAATTGGTCTCGGTTTGGTACTTGTTAAAAAACGTAAACAAGAAGAAGCTTAGTTAGCCTTGATTTATTAGAAGCTTAGCATTCAAGATGCTAAGCTTTTTTTAGTCTAACTGTGAATCTGTCGTTTGGGTATGAAATCTGTCTATTCAGAACAGCATCATACTCAATGCTTTTTCATGTGATAGAATATTTTTAAAGTGAGAAGGAGAAAGTTATGAAATTAGAATTTAATCAAATCAATAAGTTTTTTGACGAACATCATGTTCTTAAAGATATTTCTTTTGAAGTTAATAGTGGCCAAATTTTTGGTTATCTTGGACGTAATGGTGCTGGGAAAACAACATCAATTCGAATTTTGATGAATGTTTTCAAGTCGAATTCAGGTTCTATTACGATGGATGGAAAACCATTCAATCCTGAAGATTACCGGATAGGCTATCTACCTGAAGAACGTGGTATGTATTCGAAAACAAAGGTTAT
This genomic stretch from Erysipelothrix rhusiopathiae harbors:
- a CDS encoding helix-turn-helix domain-containing protein: MTFNDLQKLYPSARMSQINNASENEFVLHDGHQYFMINTSLLNKTEKDLLSLMFKEEDQKSIWYQHLINGEALNNTSNKLYHFVHFHVKYLNQNHDLWLKTFQHFFTAPLDAFYINNHSGIIVLDSRNYDIESLEGFIAALDDDFSTNTSLYIGADRMIHDDLISLFKEETFLFHKSGYPTRINNFANTYLKAYVTPKIRSSSIGSSIRQLILSQDDMVETITCMWNHEGNVTSSAQALFIHRNTLNYRIDKFNELTGLSLRHLDDLLLAYLLIV
- a CDS encoding ABC transporter ATP-binding protein; this encodes MANISLKSIYKRYDKNDHDTVVDFNLEIQDQEFIVFVGPSGCGKSTTLRMIAGLEDITSGELWIGDRLVNDVEPKDRDIAMVFQNYALYPHMTVYDNMAFGLKIRKTPKDEIDKAVKNAAEILGLDTYLDRKPAALSGGERQRVALGRAIVRDAEVFLMDEPLSNLDAKLRVAMRAEITKLHQRLKTTTIYVTHDQTEAMTMADRIVIMKKGIVQQIGTPKEVYNSPNNVFVAGFIGSPAMNFFNGRIENGRFIASENLNVPIPEGKYKVLQDNGYEGKEVIFGIRPEDIHDEPLVLDSQPESIVKALISVSELLGAETMVHASIDGQDFISRLGVNEAYSSGQEVELSMNLSKGHFFDIDSENIIK
- a CDS encoding InlB B-repeat-containing protein, which gives rise to MKKQSTYAKKSLVIVLCLMLGVGTAQVAFANEDTEFISEDSVVVTEPTDQKQEETTEVVEENETTEGEDSEESEQVVEVEKKEIVETVEETTSDETKTEETVEGSTDVEEVEKTEETVKEATKDDAKKVKAVKYNLGAIKNKTELEAAFAGALEGDVITLATDFVAEDITLKAPNANIVFDANNVTLKNSTLEIVTENNKTITIKNLIMDGSGHTGNLLRINNQVGIVNLTNATFTNNDGTPIHADIKAGTDFNIDGVLISNNLGRVGGSAIQIAENSGGTINITNSTISNNTGKTGGYSSGAIGSKFFYGNISIENTVFSGNHNDSVNTGVFGGGGGAIAFHYFRGNMTIKQSYFKGNKAGGDGHSETYDGGAIYIFDGRDGATVDIDQTTFAYNEAKDDGGAILFQGTGNPGLTTNIHNSTFYGNKAGGTDGANLPGGAIMYFKNGGSSKMTNTLSGSTFVDNIAGNADSTIDYRGGAISLSGAGLFATAPIDYKGTLFLGNKVYVNGVIEPKAKYKDVSNTLSTSNLKGNILNVDQTTVELAAQAKKDIFGYKNVGLSRDQSELVAGIEGEIIPTIAIKPEGPADDAFRGGNTDGYDQRGKKRLADIGAVEILWINYDANGGSFNLEEMNDYEGETYYEKDTSSKVVSYYDVTFADSIKEEQAEDSIRPERAGYKFMGWSKDKDATTPDSDFNTRKPVKVEDDSLRLYAVWRASDAFTVTYHGNGNTDGIEPADTNTYETNEQATVLDQSSLVKDGWIFVGWNTLANGTGTGYAKDANITMTQNVDLYAQWEEDVPPVTEKFTVTYKGNENTSGTAPVDTKEYEKGNTATILGAGDLIKDGYEFVGWNTQANGKGDTVSGTMTVNEDVTLYAQWKKLIVVVDTYTVVYDGNGNTSGNAPIDSHPYEKGEKIIVMGSYNLVKEGFDFIGWNTQTDGKGKNYAPGDSIEVTGDVSLFAQWNKTAKPVDPTKPVDPTKPVDPTKPVDPTKPGENNQTDLPQTGVSESNVAVIASLTLIGLGLVLVKKRKQEEA